One window of Ziziphus jujuba cultivar Dongzao chromosome 5, ASM3175591v1 genomic DNA carries:
- the LOC107421343 gene encoding oligopeptide transporter 2, whose product MAAAMEIDSINTKDNNKEPDENEDVSPIEEVRLTVSNEDDPTLPVWTFRMWSLGLISCVLLSFLNTFFSYRTEPLLISMISVQVATLPLGRFMARVLPTRKFRVHGLGEFSLNPGPFNMKEHVLISIFANAGSAFGNGAAYAVGIVDIIIAFYRRKISFLASWILVVTTQVLGYGWAGILRKYLVDSPQMWWPSSLVQVSLFRALHENDKNRMSRGKFFLIALICSFSWYVVPGYLFPTLSTISWVCWIFPNSITAQQLGSGMQGLGLGALALDWSVIASYLGSPLISPFFAIANVAVGYFLFMYAILPFVYWGVNLYNAKNFPIFSSHLFNAQGQIYNVSAIVNNQFEIDLDAYKRQGRINLSVFFSFTYGIGFAGIISTLTHVALFNGSEIRQRFRASYEGKEDIHTKLMRKYKNIPNWWFHLMLVLSLILSLALCIFMKDEVQMPWWGLIFAAGLALIFTLPISVITATTNQTPGLNVITEYIMGIILPGKPIANVCFKTYGYMSMSQAISFLNDFKLGHYMKIPPRSMFVVQFIGTIIAGTVNLGVAWWLLHTVENICQDQLLPPNSPWTCPGDRVFFDASVIWGLVGPQRIFGNLGNYPALNWFFLGGAIGPFLIWLLHKAFPNQHWIPLINLPVLLGSTAAMPPATSVNFNCWIIMGTIFNFFIFRYRKRWWQRYNYVLSAALDAGLAFMGVLLYFSLTMENRSLEWWGADGEHCPLAKCPTAKGIVVDGCPVN is encoded by the exons ATGGCCGCCGCCATGGAAATCGACTCCATCAACACCAAGGACAACAACAAGGAGCCAGATGAGAACGAAGACGTTTCGCCGATCGAGGAGGTCCGGCTAACCGTCTCCAACGAAGACGACCCGACTCTTCCCGTTTGGACTTTCCGGATGTGGTCTTTGGGCTTGATTTCGTGCGTGCTCCTCTCGTTCCTCAACACTTTCTTCTCCTACCGAACGGAGCCGCTATTGATTTCGATGATTTCGGTTCAGGTGGCGACGCTTCCGCTTGGGAGGTTCATGGCTAGGGTTTTGCCGACGAGGAAGTTTAGGGTTCATGGATTGGGCGAATTCTCGCTCAATCCAGGTCCGTTCAACATGAAAGAGCACGTCCTCATCTCGATTTTCGCGAATGCAGGATCGGCGTTCGGCAACGGTGCTGCGTATGCCGTCGGCATTGTCGATATCATCATCGCATTTTATCGCCGGAAGATCTCGTTCTTGGCCAGTTGGATTCTCGTCGTTACAACTCAG GTATTGGGTTACGGATGGGCTGGAATTCTGAGGAAGTACTTGGTGGATTCGCCTCAGATGTGGTGGCCCAGCAGTCTAGTTCAGGTCTCTCTATTCag GGCTTTGCATGAGAATGACAAAAACCGAATGTCCCGAGGGAAATTCTTCTTGATTGCACTAATTTGCAGCTTTTCATGGTACGTTGTTCCCGGCTACCTTTTCCCAACTTTATCAACCATTTCATGGGTCTGCTGGATATTTCCCAACTCAATCACCGCCCAGCAGCTTGGATCCGGCATGCAAGGACTGGGTCTCGGTGCTTTGGCTCTAGACTGGTCGGTCATTGCATCGTACCTCGGTAGCCCTCTGATCAGTCCCTTCTTTGCAATTGCCAATGTTGCTGTTGGGTATTTCCTGTTCATGTATGCCATTCTACCATTTGTCTACTGGGGCGTCAACCTTTACAATGCCAAGAATTTCCCAATCTTTTCCTCTCACTTATTCAATGCACAGGGTCAGATTTATAATGTCTCAGCCATTGTCAATAACCAATTTGAAATCGACTTGGATGCATATAAGAGGCAAGGTCGCATTAATCTcagtgttttcttttctttcacttATGGAATTGGTTTTGCTGGCATTATTTCCACGCTCACTCATGTGGCCCTGTTCAACGGAAG CGAGATACGTCAAAGATTTCGAGCATCTTACGAAGGAAAGGAAGATATACACACAAAATTAATGAGGAAATATAAGAACATACCAAACTGGTGGTTTCATCTGATGCTTGTGTTGTCCCTAATACTGTCTCTGGCACTTTGCATCTTCATGAAAGATGAGGTCCAAATGCCATGGTGGGGACTCATTTTTGCTGCAGGCCTTGCTTTAATATTCACCCTTCCTATTAGCGTTATTACTGCCACAACAAATCAG ACACCAGGGCTAAACGTCATAACGGAATACATAATGGGTATAATATTACCTGGGAAACCAATAGCCAATGTGTGCTTCAAGACGTATGGGTACATGAGCATGTCACAAGCTATTTCATTTCTCAATGATTTCAAGCTTGGCCATTATATGAAGATTCCACCCAGGTCAATGTTCGTAGTTCAG TTCATTGGAACTATAATAGCCGGAACAGTCAACTTAGGAGTGGCATGGTGGCTACTTCACACGGTGGAAAACATATGCCAAGACCAGCTGCTCCCACCAAACAGTCCCTGGACATGTCCTGGCGACCGTGTCTTCTTCGACGCATCAGTCATCTGGGGTCTCGTCGGACCTCAACGGATCTTCGGCAACCTTGGAAACTACCCGGCACTCAACTGGTTCTTCCTCGGCGGAGCTATTGGACCCTTTTTGATTTGGCTCCTGCACAAGGCTTTTCCCAATCAGCATTGGATCCCACTTATCAACCTTCCAGTACTTCTGGGATCGACGGCTGCGATGCCGCCTGCAACTTCGGTGAACTTCAACTGCTGGATCATTATGGGAACAATCTTCAACTTCTTCATTTTTAGGTACCGAAAGAGGTGGTGGCAGAGGTACAATTATGTGCTTTCGGCTGCTTTGGATGCTGGTTTGGCGTTCATGGGGGTGCTTCTGTATTTCTCACTGACAATGGAGAATAGAAGCTTGGAATGGTGGGGTGCGGATGGTGAGCATTGCCCATTGGCTAAATGTCCCACAGCCAAAGGCATTGTTGTTGATGGCTGTCCTGTGAATTAA
- the LOC125422859 gene encoding uncharacterized protein LOC125422859 has translation MEGMPSPRNTDNEGLLWCWGCLKLKLPWSRSRRTRSRCSSTKQRISRLKAVGGFKYDPLSYAQNFDEGFDEDDEEYTQRGFSARYAAPAPLSKSLEDK, from the coding sequence ATGGAGGGAATGCCATCTCCTAGAAACACCGATAACGAAGGGTTGCTATGGTGCTGGGGATGCTTAAAGTTGAAGCTTCCATGGTCAAGATCAAGAAGAACAAGATCGCGTTGTAGCAGCACGAAGCAAAGAATAAGTAGGCTTAAAGCTGTTGGGGGTTTTAAGTATGACCCTTTGAGCTATGCTCAGAATTTCGATGAGGGCTTCGACGAAGACGATGAAGAATATACTCAACGTGGGTTCTCTGCTAGATATGCTGCCCCTGCCCCACTATCAAAATCACTTGAAGATAAGTAA